From the genome of Proteus vulgaris, one region includes:
- a CDS encoding linear amide C-N hydrolase, translating to MMKKLRHTFLGTLLISAFFTAGVSEVDACTRLVYLGDNNQVITARSMDWKYDIGTNLWIFPQGMQRSGEAGDNSIKWASKYGSVVASGYDISTTDGMNEKGLVANLLWLAESDYPAYTKEKPAISISAWAQYVLDNFATVEEAVTALESEPFIVLTDKVPGQDRMATLHLSLSDATGDSAIIEYINGKQVIHHSKEYQVMTNSPIFSEQLALNSYWQQIGGTVMLPGTNRASDRFARASFYVNAIPKAQSSKKSLASVFGVIRNVSVPYGLSTVESPEISSTRWRTVADHKNQLYFFESALSPNTFWVNLKEIDFSKESGKVMVLSLGEEQSIIYSANATSHFKPAEPFKFQGLDNIPLNN from the coding sequence ATAATGAAAAAACTACGTCATACTTTTTTGGGTACTCTGCTTATTTCTGCTTTTTTTACAGCAGGAGTGTCAGAGGTTGATGCGTGTACTCGGCTTGTCTATTTAGGTGATAATAATCAAGTTATTACAGCTCGTTCAATGGATTGGAAATACGATATTGGAACCAATTTATGGATATTTCCACAAGGTATGCAACGTTCAGGAGAGGCGGGTGATAATTCAATTAAATGGGCATCTAAATATGGAAGTGTTGTTGCATCCGGTTATGATATTTCAACAACAGATGGTATGAATGAAAAGGGATTGGTTGCTAATTTATTATGGTTGGCAGAATCAGATTACCCAGCTTATACCAAAGAAAAACCAGCTATTTCGATTTCAGCATGGGCTCAGTATGTGCTAGATAATTTTGCTACCGTAGAAGAAGCCGTGACAGCATTAGAAAGTGAACCTTTTATTGTTTTAACGGATAAAGTGCCAGGACAGGATAGGATGGCAACGTTACATCTTTCTCTTTCGGATGCTACAGGTGATAGTGCCATTATTGAATATATCAACGGCAAACAAGTAATTCATCACAGCAAAGAGTATCAAGTGATGACGAACTCGCCTATTTTTTCAGAGCAGTTAGCATTAAATAGTTATTGGCAACAAATTGGCGGAACCGTGATGTTACCAGGAACAAATCGTGCATCTGATCGTTTTGCCAGAGCTTCTTTTTATGTGAATGCTATTCCTAAGGCTCAATCGAGTAAAAAATCGCTTGCTAGTGTTTTTGGTGTGATCAGAAATGTTTCTGTTCCTTATGGATTAAGTACCGTTGAATCGCCTGAAATCTCATCTACACGCTGGAGAACGGTGGCTGATCATAAGAATCAATTATATTTTTTCGAATCAGCATTATCACCAAATACCTTTTGGGTTAATTTAAAGGAAATTGATTTTTCAAAGGAAAGCGGGAAAGTCATGGTGCTATCATTAGGTGAAGAGCAATCAATCATTTATTCAGCTAATGCAACAAGCCATTTTAAACCAGCAGAGCCTTTTAAATTTCAAGGATTAGATAATATTCCTTTAAATAACTAG
- a CDS encoding YceI family protein — protein sequence MFKKALLGLTAGALLFNASTALAADYAIDKQGQHAFVQFRIQHLGYSWLYGTFKDFDGTFSYDKEDPSKDKVDVVIKTGSLDTNHAERDKHLRSADFFNVSKYPEARFVSTNVTREGENYVVVGDLTLNGVTKPVSLNAKLIGEGTDPWKGYRAGFEATGKVNLKEFNIKSDLGPKSQEAELIISVEGVKKA from the coding sequence ATGTTTAAGAAAGCTTTATTGGGTTTAACCGCAGGTGCGTTGTTATTTAATGCGAGCACTGCTTTAGCAGCTGATTATGCTATTGATAAACAAGGTCAGCACGCATTTGTACAGTTTCGTATCCAACATTTAGGCTATAGCTGGTTATATGGCACATTTAAAGATTTTGATGGTACTTTTAGTTATGACAAAGAAGATCCATCAAAAGATAAAGTTGATGTTGTGATCAAAACTGGAAGCTTAGACACAAATCATGCTGAACGTGATAAACATTTACGCAGTGCTGATTTCTTTAATGTGAGCAAATATCCTGAAGCACGATTTGTATCAACCAACGTTACTCGTGAAGGTGAGAACTATGTAGTGGTTGGTGATTTAACATTAAATGGTGTGACTAAGCCAGTATCATTAAATGCAAAATTAATTGGCGAAGGGACTGATCCTTGGAAAGGTTACCGTGCTGGTTTTGAAGCAACAGGTAAAGTAAACCTAAAAGAGTTTAATATTAAATCAGATTTAGGGCCAAAATCACAAGAAGCTGAACTAATTATCTCAGTTGAAGGTGTAAAAAAAGCGTAA
- a CDS encoding cytochrome b, which yields MQWRNNTSRYGHLSLLLHWGSALTVYGMFALGLWMVTLGYYDSWYHSAPEIHKSIGILLFIILIVRVIWRWISPPPKALASYSKFTRISAHIAHMLLYLILFSILISGYLISTADGQAISVFEWFSVPAIFTGEAEQADLAGDIHLYLAWSVVLLSLLHMAGALKHHFIDKDVTLKRMLGMRTK from the coding sequence ATGCAATGGCGAAATAACACTTCTCGCTACGGGCACTTGTCACTCCTTTTGCATTGGGGGTCAGCACTTACTGTTTACGGTATGTTTGCTTTAGGATTATGGATGGTGACGCTAGGTTATTATGATAGTTGGTATCATTCAGCACCTGAAATACATAAAAGTATCGGTATTCTTTTATTTATTATTCTGATAGTACGTGTGATATGGCGTTGGATATCGCCACCACCTAAAGCATTAGCAAGCTACAGTAAATTTACTCGTATTAGTGCCCATATCGCGCACATGCTCTTATATTTAATTTTATTTTCCATTCTCATTAGCGGTTATTTAATTTCCACTGCTGATGGTCAAGCGATATCTGTATTTGAATGGTTCTCTGTGCCCGCTATTTTTACAGGGGAAGCCGAACAAGCAGATTTAGCAGGTGATATTCATCTTTATTTAGCATGGTCAGTTGTTTTGTTATCACTATTACATATGGCTGGTGCCTTAAAGCATCATTTTATTGATAAAGATGTAACGTTAAAACGCATGCTAGGAATGCGAACTAAATAA